The proteins below are encoded in one region of Scleropages formosus chromosome 19, fSclFor1.1, whole genome shotgun sequence:
- the LOC108927664 gene encoding myelin-associated neurite-outgrowth inhibitor-like isoform X2 has product MRSSLGSSREDEEKSPTFPGSTKRYCCIMNPIYSPAPAGASYANAKGIGYPAGFPVGYAAALPYTPSIYPGTNPGFTTGYASGAPYKMSCSPTTGAVPPYSSSSNPYQTAVYPVRSSYPQQNPYAQQQGTYFTQPVYAAPPHVIHHTTVVQPNGMPAAMYAPPIAPGRGNNVAMGMVTGATMAMSAGTLLTAPSPTPVTPHPVTIPPYRPAGTPTYSYVPPSMVNSWQC; this is encoded by the exons ATGCGCAGCAGTCTGGGATCGAGCAGGGAGGACGAAGAGAAAAGCCCGACATTCCCAGGGAGCACGAAACG GTACTGTTGCATCATGAACCCCATTTACAGCCCTGCGCCAGCGGGGGCTTCCTATGCAAACGCCAAGGGAATTGGGTACCCAG cagGGTTTCCTGTGGGTTATGCAGCTGCCCTTCCTTACACGCCCAGCATCTACCCAGGGACAAACCCAGGTTTTACGACCG GTTACGCGTCAGGTGCGCCGTACAAAATGTCGTGTTCTCCGACCACGGGGGCCGTCCCGCCATACTCTTCCTCGTCTAACCCCTACCAGACGGCAGTGTATCCCGTGCGAAGTTCTTACCCCCAGCAGAATCCGTACGCACAG CAGCAGGGCACTTACTTCACACAGCCGGTGTATGCAGCGCCGCCCCACGTCATTCACCACACCACGGTAGTCCAGCCCAACGGGATGCCTGCCGCCATGTATGCCCCCCCCATCGCTCCAGGTCGGGGCAACAATGTTGCCATGGGGATGGTCACCGGGGCCACCATGGCAATGTCAGCTG gGACGTTGCTGACAGCCCCCTCTCCAACTCCGGTCACCCCTCACCCTGTCACGATCCCCCCGTACCGACCAGCTGGCACGCCAACCTACAGCTATGTGCCCCCCTCCATGGTGAACAGTTGGCAGT gctGA
- the LOC108927664 gene encoding myelin-associated neurite-outgrowth inhibitor-like isoform X5, which produces MNPIYSPAPAGASYANAKGIGYPAGFPVGYAAALPYTPSIYPGTNPGFTTGYASGAPYKMSCSPTTGAVPPYSSSSNPYQTAVYPVRSSYPQQNPYAQQQGTYFTQPVYAAPPHVIHHTTVVQPNGMPAAMYAPPIAPGRGNNVAMGMVTGATMAMSAGTLLTAPSPTPVTPHPVTIPPYRPAGTPTYSYVPPSMVNSWQCE; this is translated from the exons ATGAACCCCATTTACAGCCCTGCGCCAGCGGGGGCTTCCTATGCAAACGCCAAGGGAATTGGGTACCCAG cagGGTTTCCTGTGGGTTATGCAGCTGCCCTTCCTTACACGCCCAGCATCTACCCAGGGACAAACCCAGGTTTTACGACCG GTTACGCGTCAGGTGCGCCGTACAAAATGTCGTGTTCTCCGACCACGGGGGCCGTCCCGCCATACTCTTCCTCGTCTAACCCCTACCAGACGGCAGTGTATCCCGTGCGAAGTTCTTACCCCCAGCAGAATCCGTACGCACAG CAGCAGGGCACTTACTTCACACAGCCGGTGTATGCAGCGCCGCCCCACGTCATTCACCACACCACGGTAGTCCAGCCCAACGGGATGCCTGCCGCCATGTATGCCCCCCCCATCGCTCCAGGTCGGGGCAACAATGTTGCCATGGGGATGGTCACCGGGGCCACCATGGCAATGTCAGCTG gGACGTTGCTGACAGCCCCCTCTCCAACTCCGGTCACCCCTCACCCTGTCACGATCCCCCCGTACCGACCAGCTGGCACGCCAACCTACAGCTATGTGCCCCCCTCCATGGTGAACAGTTGGCAGTGTGAGTAG
- the LOC108927664 gene encoding myelin-associated neurite-outgrowth inhibitor-like isoform X3, giving the protein MRSSLGSSREDEEKSPTFPGSTKRYCCIMNPIYSPAPAGASYANAKGIGYPAGFPVGYAAALPYTPSIYPGTNPGFTTGYASGAPYKMSCSPTTGAVPPYSSSSNPYQTAVYPVRSSYPQQNPYAQQGTYFTQPVYAAPPHVIHHTTVVQPNGMPAAMYAPPIAPGRGNNVAMGMVTGATMAMSAGTLLTAPSPTPVTPHPVTIPPYRPAGTPTYSYVPPSMVNSWQCE; this is encoded by the exons ATGCGCAGCAGTCTGGGATCGAGCAGGGAGGACGAAGAGAAAAGCCCGACATTCCCAGGGAGCACGAAACG GTACTGTTGCATCATGAACCCCATTTACAGCCCTGCGCCAGCGGGGGCTTCCTATGCAAACGCCAAGGGAATTGGGTACCCAG cagGGTTTCCTGTGGGTTATGCAGCTGCCCTTCCTTACACGCCCAGCATCTACCCAGGGACAAACCCAGGTTTTACGACCG GTTACGCGTCAGGTGCGCCGTACAAAATGTCGTGTTCTCCGACCACGGGGGCCGTCCCGCCATACTCTTCCTCGTCTAACCCCTACCAGACGGCAGTGTATCCCGTGCGAAGTTCTTACCCCCAGCAGAATCCGTACGCACAG CAGGGCACTTACTTCACACAGCCGGTGTATGCAGCGCCGCCCCACGTCATTCACCACACCACGGTAGTCCAGCCCAACGGGATGCCTGCCGCCATGTATGCCCCCCCCATCGCTCCAGGTCGGGGCAACAATGTTGCCATGGGGATGGTCACCGGGGCCACCATGGCAATGTCAGCTG gGACGTTGCTGACAGCCCCCTCTCCAACTCCGGTCACCCCTCACCCTGTCACGATCCCCCCGTACCGACCAGCTGGCACGCCAACCTACAGCTATGTGCCCCCCTCCATGGTGAACAGTTGGCAGTGTGAGTAG
- the fbxo45 gene encoding F-box/SPRY domain-containing protein 1 isoform X1: protein MMSAAAGGGASSSCIVGAAALSGSAAGTSALGAGGGGGAGVAGRLPVRALEHVFSYLELPDLMRCALVCWHWNSCLSDENSEVWRALCVRTLSEEALRSDILCNLPTYKGKLKAFQHALSSHDCSRNVYVKKNGFTLHRNPIAQSTDGARGKIGFTEGRHAWEIWWEGPLGTVAVIGIATKRAPMQCQGYVALLGSDDQSWGWNLVDNNLLHNGEVSGNFPQCNNAPKYQIGERIRVILDMEDKTLAFERGFEFLGVAFRGLPKACLFPAVSAVYGNTEVTMVYLGKPLDG from the exons ATGATGTCCGCAGCGGCCGGCGGCGGGGCGTCGTCGTCGTGCATCGTCGGGGCGGCGGCGCTGAGCGGTAGCGCCGCCGGGACCTCGGCGCTGGgagccggcggcggcggcggcgccggGGTTGCCGGGAGGCTCCCGGTTCGAGCGCTGGAGCACGTCTTCTCGTACCTGGAGCTGCCGGATCTCATGCGCTGCGCGCTCGTCTGCTGGCACTGGAACAGCTGCCTGTCGGACGAGAACAGCGAGGTGTGGCGCGCGCTGTGCGTGCGCACCCTGAGCGAGGAGGCGCTGCGCTCCGACATCCTCTGCAACCTGCCCACGTACAAGGGCAAG CTGAAGGCCTTCCAACATGCTCTGAGCTCCCATGACTGCTCGCGCAACGTCTACGTCAAGAAGAACGGCTTCACCCTGCACCGCAACCCCATTGCCCAGAGCACCGATGGGGCCCGTGGCAAGATTGGCTTCACAGAGGGTCGTCACGCTTGGGAGATCTGGTGGGAAGGGCCCCTGGGCACGGTCGCTGTCATTGGCATCGCCACCAAGCGAGCCCCCATGCAGTGTCAGGGCTACGTGGCACTCCTGGGCAGTGACGATCAGAGCTGGGGCTGGAATCTGGTGGACAACAACCTGCTTCACAACGGGGAGGTCAGCGGCAACTTCCCCCAGTGTAACAATGCACCTAAATACCAG ATCGGGGAGAGGATACGTGTCATCCTGGACATGGAGGACAAGACGCTGGCCTTCGAGAGGGGGTTCGAGTTTCTGGGGGTGGCCTTCCGGGGGCTACCCAAGGCCTGCCTTTTCCCTGCCGTGTCAGCCGTGTACGGGAACACGGAAGTGACTATGGTGTACCTGGGGAAGCCCCTGGATGGCTGA
- the LOC108927664 gene encoding myelin-associated neurite-outgrowth inhibitor-like isoform X4 gives MRSSLGSSREDEEKSPTFPGSTKRYCCIMNPIYSPAPAGASYANAKGIGYPGFPVGYAAALPYTPSIYPGTNPGFTTGYASGAPYKMSCSPTTGAVPPYSSSSNPYQTAVYPVRSSYPQQNPYAQQQGTYFTQPVYAAPPHVIHHTTVVQPNGMPAAMYAPPIAPGRGNNVAMGMVTGATMAMSAGTLLTAPSPTPVTPHPVTIPPYRPAGTPTYSYVPPSMVNSWQCE, from the exons ATGCGCAGCAGTCTGGGATCGAGCAGGGAGGACGAAGAGAAAAGCCCGACATTCCCAGGGAGCACGAAACG GTACTGTTGCATCATGAACCCCATTTACAGCCCTGCGCCAGCGGGGGCTTCCTATGCAAACGCCAAGGGAATTGGGTACCCAG GGTTTCCTGTGGGTTATGCAGCTGCCCTTCCTTACACGCCCAGCATCTACCCAGGGACAAACCCAGGTTTTACGACCG GTTACGCGTCAGGTGCGCCGTACAAAATGTCGTGTTCTCCGACCACGGGGGCCGTCCCGCCATACTCTTCCTCGTCTAACCCCTACCAGACGGCAGTGTATCCCGTGCGAAGTTCTTACCCCCAGCAGAATCCGTACGCACAG CAGCAGGGCACTTACTTCACACAGCCGGTGTATGCAGCGCCGCCCCACGTCATTCACCACACCACGGTAGTCCAGCCCAACGGGATGCCTGCCGCCATGTATGCCCCCCCCATCGCTCCAGGTCGGGGCAACAATGTTGCCATGGGGATGGTCACCGGGGCCACCATGGCAATGTCAGCTG gGACGTTGCTGACAGCCCCCTCTCCAACTCCGGTCACCCCTCACCCTGTCACGATCCCCCCGTACCGACCAGCTGGCACGCCAACCTACAGCTATGTGCCCCCCTCCATGGTGAACAGTTGGCAGTGTGAGTAG
- the LOC108927664 gene encoding myelin-associated neurite-outgrowth inhibitor-like isoform X6: MNPIYSPAPAGASYANAKGIGYPAGFPVGYAAALPYTPSIYPGTNPGFTTGYASGAPYKMSCSPTTGAVPPYSSSSNPYQTAVYPVRSSYPQQNPYAQQGTYFTQPVYAAPPHVIHHTTVVQPNGMPAAMYAPPIAPGRGNNVAMGMVTGATMAMSAGTLLTAPSPTPVTPHPVTIPPYRPAGTPTYSYVPPSMVNSWQCE, encoded by the exons ATGAACCCCATTTACAGCCCTGCGCCAGCGGGGGCTTCCTATGCAAACGCCAAGGGAATTGGGTACCCAG cagGGTTTCCTGTGGGTTATGCAGCTGCCCTTCCTTACACGCCCAGCATCTACCCAGGGACAAACCCAGGTTTTACGACCG GTTACGCGTCAGGTGCGCCGTACAAAATGTCGTGTTCTCCGACCACGGGGGCCGTCCCGCCATACTCTTCCTCGTCTAACCCCTACCAGACGGCAGTGTATCCCGTGCGAAGTTCTTACCCCCAGCAGAATCCGTACGCACAG CAGGGCACTTACTTCACACAGCCGGTGTATGCAGCGCCGCCCCACGTCATTCACCACACCACGGTAGTCCAGCCCAACGGGATGCCTGCCGCCATGTATGCCCCCCCCATCGCTCCAGGTCGGGGCAACAATGTTGCCATGGGGATGGTCACCGGGGCCACCATGGCAATGTCAGCTG gGACGTTGCTGACAGCCCCCTCTCCAACTCCGGTCACCCCTCACCCTGTCACGATCCCCCCGTACCGACCAGCTGGCACGCCAACCTACAGCTATGTGCCCCCCTCCATGGTGAACAGTTGGCAGTGTGAGTAG
- the nrros gene encoding transforming growth factor beta activator LRRC33, with product MLIISNFISCLLCLSLGPALNRKAMASMPCRLIQKTALCNSCRLLSVPTDLPENIEDLQLNDNSVEILRNYSLARYPSLHSLSCTNSHLDSIEINFFYNAQHLESLNLAENNLHAAFHQSGWALRTLVRLRKLDLSGNGLTEDMASFLLQNMTSLEYLSLSKNSLLRLDETTFHDLHQLRELDLERNMLFEIDGAFDGLHKLQRLNMAFNNLLCLIKFQLTELVVLNVSHNAVEWFVSSQDMEDTFHLEILDLSDNSLLFFPFLPIRSRIRNLLLSNNRISFYEHLANHTSPNWTTTVLFSNLNSKESLVSARLWDETSLHGDLSTIELLDMSGNQVSYLPRGFLSKLESLIRLRLRRNCLEYLDLAAEELPATLSELDVSNNRLSLLKASETSMNKLSSLTHLNLSFNDLQRLPSKFFASLPALTMVDLSYNRVGICSLEVEDTAAEYSDCVGWRNTFSLKQLHLAGCSLCFLPPSAFEGSPLTHLELSDNPGLLIGEDALTSLSRTLQHLGLGNTGVSNFDFTPFHYLRSLNFSGNSLVELPVSLLTLDLRWLDLSNNKLTTIPLGQANVLTQRLQTLFLGGNPFNCCTLDWYRLFQETKAVNIEDLMEVTCLLFNQARRRVDLRQWAMCGENSEEPSWWYIVLFLLVSLSLLGIIIIFIATFHPRTLPKVIKKTWQRPAPY from the exons ATGCTCATCATCTCAAACTTCATCTCCTGCTTGTTGTGCCTCTCCCTGGGCCCGGCGCTCAACCGCAAGGCGATGGCGTCCATGCCATGCAGACTG ATACAAAAAACCGCCCTTTGCAACAGCTGCCGCCTGTTGTCGGTGCCGACAGACTTGCCGGAAAACATCGAGGACCTTCAGCTCAACGACAACTCGGTTGAAATACTTAGGAACTACAGTCTCGCTCGGTACCCTTCTCTCCACAGCCTGAGCTGTACGAACAGTCACCTGGACTCCATCGAGATCAATTTCTTCTACAATGCTCAGCACTTGGAGAGCCTGAATTTGGCTGAAAACAACCTCCACGCTGCATTCCATCAGTCGGGCTGGGCTCTTCGCACCTTGGTCCGGCTGAGGAAGCTGGATCTTTCAGGCAATGGTCTAACAGAAGACATGGCTTCATTCCTGTTGCAGAACATGACCTCCTTGGAGTACCTGTCGCTCTCCAAGAACAGCCTCTTGCGACTTGATGAAACAACATTTCACGACCTTCACCAGCTGAGGGAGTTAGACCTCGAGAGGAACATGCTCTTCGAGATCGACGGTGCATTTGATGGCCTTCACAAGCTGCAGCGACTTAACATGGCCTTCAACAACCTGCTTTGCTTAATTAAGTTCCAGCTCACTGAACTGGTGGTGCTGAATGTCAGTCACAATGCTGTTGAATGGTTCGTGTCCAGTCAGGACATGGAAGATACCTTTCATCTGGAGATCTTGGACCTCTCAGATAACAGCCTTCTCTTCTTTCCCTTTCTACCTATACGCAGCCGCATTCGGAACCTTCTTCTCTCCAACAACCGGATAAGCTTTTACGAGCACCTTGCGAACCATACCTCTCCGAACTGGACTACTACGGTGTTGTTCTccaatttaaacagcaaagAGAGCCTCGTGTCAGCCAGACTGTGGGATGAGACCAGCCTTCATGGGGACCTCTCCACCATAGAGCTACTCGACATGAGTGGAAACCAGGTGAGCTACCTTCCTCGaggattcttaagtaaactggAGTCTTTGATCAGGCTGAGGTTGCGAAGAAACTGCTTGGAGTACTTGGACTTGGCAGCCGAGGAGCTCCCGGCGACTCTGTCCGAGCTGGACGTTAGCAACAACAGGCTAAGCCTGCTGAAAGCCAGTGAAACTTCTATGAATAAACTGAGCAGCCTTACACATCTCAACCTTAGCTTCAACGATCTGCAAAGACTTCCCTCTAAATTTTTCGCCTCCCTTCCTGCCCTCACAATGGTAGATCTCAGTTATAACAGAGTGGGCATCTGCTCCTTAGAGGTGGAGGACACGGCTGCTGAGTACTCAGACTGTGTGGGGTGGAGAAACACCTTTTCCCTCAAACAGCTACACCTTGCAGGCTGCAGTTTATGTTTTCTTCCACCCTCAGCTTTTGAGGGATCACCCTTGACACACTTGGAGTTATCAGATAACCCAGGACTCCTGATTGGAGAAGATGCTTTAACAAGTCTTAGCAGGACCTTGCAGCATTTGGGTTTAGGAAACACTGGTGTGTCGAACTTTGACTTTACACCATTCCATTATTTAAGGTCTTTGAACTTTTCTGGAAATTCACTCGTTGAACTTCCAGTATCCTTGCTGACCCTTGATCTGAGGTGGCTGGATCTGAGCAACAACAAGTTGACCACTATCCCACTTGGTCAGGCTAACGTGCTCACACAGAGGCTACAGACCCTTTTCCTTGGAGGAAACCCGTTCAACTGTTGCACTTTGGACTGGTACCGACTCTTTCAGGAGACAAAAGCAGTGAACATTGAAGATTTGATGGAAGTGACTTGTCTTTTGTTTAACCAGGCAAGACGCAGAGTTGATCTTAGACAATGGGCCATGTGTGGAGAAAATAGTGAGGAACCCAGCTGGTGGTATAT
- the fbxo45 gene encoding F-box/SPRY domain-containing protein 1 isoform X2, which translates to MMSAAAGGGASSSCIVGAAALSGSAAGTSALGAGGGGGAGVAGRLPVRALEHVFSYLELPDLMRCALVCWHWNSCLSDENSEVWRALCVRTLSEEALRSDILCNLPTYKGKLKAFQHALSSHDCSRNVYVKKNGFTLHRNPIAQSTDGARGKIGFTEGRHAWEIWWEGPLGTVAVIGIATKRAPMQCQGYVALLGSDDQSWGWNLVDNNLLHNGEIGERIRVILDMEDKTLAFERGFEFLGVAFRGLPKACLFPAVSAVYGNTEVTMVYLGKPLDG; encoded by the exons ATGATGTCCGCAGCGGCCGGCGGCGGGGCGTCGTCGTCGTGCATCGTCGGGGCGGCGGCGCTGAGCGGTAGCGCCGCCGGGACCTCGGCGCTGGgagccggcggcggcggcggcgccggGGTTGCCGGGAGGCTCCCGGTTCGAGCGCTGGAGCACGTCTTCTCGTACCTGGAGCTGCCGGATCTCATGCGCTGCGCGCTCGTCTGCTGGCACTGGAACAGCTGCCTGTCGGACGAGAACAGCGAGGTGTGGCGCGCGCTGTGCGTGCGCACCCTGAGCGAGGAGGCGCTGCGCTCCGACATCCTCTGCAACCTGCCCACGTACAAGGGCAAG CTGAAGGCCTTCCAACATGCTCTGAGCTCCCATGACTGCTCGCGCAACGTCTACGTCAAGAAGAACGGCTTCACCCTGCACCGCAACCCCATTGCCCAGAGCACCGATGGGGCCCGTGGCAAGATTGGCTTCACAGAGGGTCGTCACGCTTGGGAGATCTGGTGGGAAGGGCCCCTGGGCACGGTCGCTGTCATTGGCATCGCCACCAAGCGAGCCCCCATGCAGTGTCAGGGCTACGTGGCACTCCTGGGCAGTGACGATCAGAGCTGGGGCTGGAATCTGGTGGACAACAACCTGCTTCACAACGGGGAG ATCGGGGAGAGGATACGTGTCATCCTGGACATGGAGGACAAGACGCTGGCCTTCGAGAGGGGGTTCGAGTTTCTGGGGGTGGCCTTCCGGGGGCTACCCAAGGCCTGCCTTTTCCCTGCCGTGTCAGCCGTGTACGGGAACACGGAAGTGACTATGGTGTACCTGGGGAAGCCCCTGGATGGCTGA
- the LOC108927664 gene encoding myelin-associated neurite-outgrowth inhibitor-like isoform X1: MRSSLGSSREDEEKSPTFPGSTKRYCCIMNPIYSPAPAGASYANAKGIGYPAGFPVGYAAALPYTPSIYPGTNPGFTTGYASGAPYKMSCSPTTGAVPPYSSSSNPYQTAVYPVRSSYPQQNPYAQQQGTYFTQPVYAAPPHVIHHTTVVQPNGMPAAMYAPPIAPGRGNNVAMGMVTGATMAMSAGTLLTAPSPTPVTPHPVTIPPYRPAGTPTYSYVPPSMVNSWQCE; encoded by the exons ATGCGCAGCAGTCTGGGATCGAGCAGGGAGGACGAAGAGAAAAGCCCGACATTCCCAGGGAGCACGAAACG GTACTGTTGCATCATGAACCCCATTTACAGCCCTGCGCCAGCGGGGGCTTCCTATGCAAACGCCAAGGGAATTGGGTACCCAG cagGGTTTCCTGTGGGTTATGCAGCTGCCCTTCCTTACACGCCCAGCATCTACCCAGGGACAAACCCAGGTTTTACGACCG GTTACGCGTCAGGTGCGCCGTACAAAATGTCGTGTTCTCCGACCACGGGGGCCGTCCCGCCATACTCTTCCTCGTCTAACCCCTACCAGACGGCAGTGTATCCCGTGCGAAGTTCTTACCCCCAGCAGAATCCGTACGCACAG CAGCAGGGCACTTACTTCACACAGCCGGTGTATGCAGCGCCGCCCCACGTCATTCACCACACCACGGTAGTCCAGCCCAACGGGATGCCTGCCGCCATGTATGCCCCCCCCATCGCTCCAGGTCGGGGCAACAATGTTGCCATGGGGATGGTCACCGGGGCCACCATGGCAATGTCAGCTG gGACGTTGCTGACAGCCCCCTCTCCAACTCCGGTCACCCCTCACCCTGTCACGATCCCCCCGTACCGACCAGCTGGCACGCCAACCTACAGCTATGTGCCCCCCTCCATGGTGAACAGTTGGCAGTGTGAGTAG